The genomic DNA CAAAGATACACACCATTTTCAGGCTGAGAAGTGCCAAACGGATACACCTGTTTTGTctgatttacatttacatttgagtcatttagcagatgttcttatccagagtgacttacagggttaagtgccttgctcaattgcacattgacatatttttcacctagtcagctctgggatttgaaccagcaacctttcggttattggcccaacactcttaacctttaaatcaaatcaaatcacattttatttgtcacatacacatggttagcagatgttaatgcgagtgtagcgaaatgcttgtgcttctagttccgacaatgcagtaataaccaacaagtaatctaactaacaattccaaaactactgtcttgtacacagtgtaaggggataaagaatatgtacataaggatatatgaatgagtgatggtacagagcagcataggcaagatacagtagatggtatcgagtacagtatatacatatgagatgagtatgtaaacaaagtggcatagttaaagtggctagtgatacatgtattacataaggatacagtcgatgatatagagtacagtatatacgtatgcatatgagatgaataatgtagggtaagtaacattatataaggtagcattgtttaaagtggctagtgatatatttacatcatttcccatcaattcccattattaaagtggctggagttgagtcagtgtcagtgtgttggcagcagccactcaatgttagtggtggctgtttaacagtctgatggccttgagatagaagctgtttttcagtctctcggtcccagctttgatgcacctgtactgacctcgccttctggatgatagcggggtgaacaggcagtggctcgggtggttgatgtccttgatgatctttatggccttcctgtgacatcgggtggtgtaggtgtcctggagggcaggtagtttgcccccggtgatgcgttgtgcagacctcactaccctctggagagccttacggttgagggcggagcagttgccgtaccaggcggtgatacagcccgccaggatgctctcgattgtgcatctgtagaagtttgtgagtgcttttggtgacaagccaaatttcttcagcctcctgaggttgaagaggtgctgctgcgccttcttcacaatgctgtctgtgtgagtggaccaattcagtttgtctgtgatgtgtatgccgaggaacttgctaccctctccactactgttccatcgatgtggataggggggtgttccctctgctgtttcctgaagtccacaatcatctccttagttttgttgacgttgcgtgtgaggttattttcaccacactccgagggccctcacctcctccctgtaggccgtctcgtcgttgttggtaatcaagcctaccactgttgtgttgtccgcaaacttgatgattgagttggaggcgtgcgtggccacgcagtcgtgggtgaacagggagtacaggagagggctcagaacgcacccttgtggggccccagtgttgaggatcagcggggaggagatgttgttgcctaccctcaccacctgggggcggcccgtcaggaagtccagtacccagttgcacagggcggggtcgagacccagggtctcaagcttgatgacgagcttggagggtactatggtgttgaatgccgagctgtagtcaatgaacagcattctcacataggtattcctcttgtccagatgggttagggcggtgtgcagtgtggttgagattgcatcgtctgtggacctatttgggcggtaagcaaattggagtgggtctagggtgtcaggtagggtggaggtgatatggtccttgactagtctctcaaagcacttcatgatgacggaagtgagtgctacgggggcggtagtcgtttagctcagttaccttagctttcttgggaacaggaacaatggtggccctcttgaagcatgtgggaacagcagactggtatagggattgattgaatatgtccgtaaacacaccggccagctggtctgcgcatgctctgagggcgcggctggggatgccgtctgggcctgcagccttgcgagggttaacacgtttaaatgtcttactcacctcggctgcagtgaaggagagatcgcatgttttcgttgcaggccgtgtcagtggcactgtattgtcctcaaagcgggcaaaaaagttatttagtctgcctgggagcaggacatcctggtccgtgactgggctggatttcttcctgtagtccgtgattgactgtagaccctgccacatgcctcttgtgtctgagccgttgaattgagattctactttgtttctgtactgacgcttagcttgtttgatagccttgcggagggaatagctgcactgtttgtattcggtcatgttaccagacaccttgccctgattaaaagcagtggtttgcgctttcagtttcacgcgaatgctgccatcaatccacggtttctggttagggaatgttttaatcgttgctatgggaacgacatcttcaacgcacgttctaatgaactcgcacgccgaatcagcgtattcgtcaatgttgttgtctgacgcaatacgaaacatgtcccagtccacgtggtggaagcagtcttggagtgtggagtcagcttggtcggaccagcgttggacagacctcagcgtgggagcctcttgttttagtttctgtctgtaggcagggatcaacaaaatggagtcgtggtcagcttttccgaaaggggggcgggccagggccttatatgcgtcgcggaagttagagtaacaatgatccaaggtctttccacccctggttgcgcaatcgatatgctgataaaatttagggagtcttgttttcagattagcatatgctgataaaatttagggagtcttgttttcagattaggcTACATACTAAGGAAATGCAAACAACTTGTCATACCAATGGGGGATCAACAGTTAATTATGGAGTACGCTTTTGGTAACACTGATGCAAACTTCAAGTGGCAACCAAACAAGTCTGATGACAGTGCGATTAGTTTAAGATCTTAGTTCAGAAGAAAACATGTTTCCCAGCAATAGTTAACCCTCTTTCTTTCAcgttttccctccctcctttcttccctccATCGCTCCCTCCACCTGTCCACATGGTCAGATCTGGGACACGGCAGGGCAGGAGAGGTTCCAGTCTCTGGGTGTGGCGTTCTACCGCGGGGCAGACTGCTGTGTGCTGGTGTTTGATGTGACTGCTCCTAACACCTTCAAGACTCTAGACAGCTGGAGGGACGAGTTCCTCATCCAGGCCAGTCCCAGGGACCCCGAGAACTTCCCCTTTGTGGTGCTAGGCAACAAGATCGACCTGGAGAACAGACAGGTGGGTGACAGATGACTATAGGCGTTACCACATCTAATGTTACCACCTCTAGTACTACAGTCATTGGCCCTAATGCTAATGTCATCTGCAGTGGAGTTTCCATACATATGATTCAAAGTTTCTCAGTAGCAGGGTACGATCTAATGTGTGTTTTTCACCAATATTGGGGTCTCCTCATAGATCTCATCTGATGTTTGTGAATGTCTTTCCCTACACACCCAGGTGACGACCAAGCGAGCTCAGGCATGGTGTCAGAGTAAGGACAACATCCCTTACTTTGAGACCAGTGCTAAGGAGGCCATCAACGTAGAGCAGGCCTTCCAGACCATCGCACGCAATGCCCTCAAACAGGTGGGTTGGGCCAGGATCATCATGGCAGCTCACAGGAGGGAATTGGGGGTTTTGGTGaatgaattacattttatttttgtgtcaAATCGCCAGTTGGCAACCCATtccttatgggattaattgacacataaacaaacattacaataattccCTGTGATAATTCAGTGCGCATCGCATAAAGAGTTAAACAATAAATATCAACACATAAGTTAAATAAGGTTATCCAAACAATAATTATATCCCTAGGGCAGCGAAAATATATAGACAGATACAGAACCATGAAACAGAAGGCATTTGAACCCAGTCTGGCATAAAGAGAAGATTCAAGTGGGAGACAGGCCTTGGTTTTGTTGACTGTTCTTTCAGAGGACTACTTAAGTAGAAGAGCAAAACTTAGATCCCAGTTTCTCCATCTTCTCATTGTTTCTCCCTCTTTTATTTTTATCAGGAGACGGAGGTGGAGCTGTATAACGAATTCCCGGAACCCATCAAGCTGGACAGGAATGATCGAGCAAAGCCTTCAGCAGAGGCCTGCAGCTGCTGAGGCACAACATGGACTATCTTCTGTCTGGCTTTCAGGAACAaaccccttctctctttctacagGAAAGGACAGCCTCTCTGGTTTCTGCATGCACCCATGTCACATTCCCCTCCCACCAGAATCCCAACGAGTGTCCAGTTATTTACATGTACTGCACATGATGGGTGTATACATACACCTTTAACACACATTCATTCACTCCCACACATACACATCTTGATGAATCCAATGCCTTTAGAGAAGAATTGGTACACCCCTGTAGACTCCACTATTACTGCCCGTTCCTGAATCCATACCATGAGTGAACCCACAGCCTGGCCCACCCTGTCTgactctgtcccctctctgtctctcacattgGGGGGTCCAGATGGAGCCATGTCATAGGAGTGCAGTGGAGAACTCTAAAGTGATGGCTGAAGCTTCTTGACATGAGATTATGATGATGATATCTTTGTCTCATTGTCCTGAAACATTTAATCCTCTGTATTTTCTGTTCTTCATAATTGTTTTGTTTTGACTTGAAGTTCTATATTGCCTAACTTACTGTTAACAAATAATTAGCTGTACTATAATTTTTTGTTCGTATTGGCTGTCGATGTTAAGTCTTAAGCCAAATCGGAAGCTTATACTTGGTTTTGCACTGTGGTTTTACTGATATTTTTTGTTATAAACTCTTATTTGGGCTTGACTGACAACAAGCCATTAACAACAACACTGCTCCCACCATCCTTCTCTACTACCCCCAGGAAGCCTGTTGATGCTATAAAAAAAAATGCACAGGTGGCTGGCTCCCTTTTGTTGGGAGTGCGCATTGGTTGGTTTAGTAGCTTATGTTGCAGGGGAAATATTCATAAGTAGGCGATGAAGAGAGAAAAGCTGATGACGCAAACACAATGGAAGACATGGAGAAAGTTCTTATTAAGATATTAATAGTCCTagaactactgctactactatgtTCTATATGTCCTTTCCTTTGTCAGCCAATGTGTTTCAACACTACAATTACAGTTCTGATCCTCTACATATGTCCACTGTTATGCCTGTATTGTCTATACTGTATCTTCCTTTCTGCTGGTAGCTCAGGTTGGCAAGAGTTTGTTAATAAGTGCTTAATATGACTTAACAGATTGTGTACTACTATTGAGTGTGGGtataacaggaacagtggggaaAAGATGAGAGATTAAACAATTGGATGTTATTTCTATCAATCACAAAGAAACAGTCCAAGGATTTGCCCTGGTATTACTCCTCCTCTTCACGAAATAATCAGTGCTATGCCAATTCAGTTGTTGAGTATTGGGATTTCAAAAGTAATGATAATAAAAAGTAATtcaatataaaaaaatgtatgattGTTTTACTGCCATGTGTTTTAAAATGCTGGTGAGTGAGTTAAACAGTATGGGTGTGTGGATAAAGTCACTGAGGAAGCCAAGC from Oncorhynchus clarkii lewisi isolate Uvic-CL-2024 chromosome 7, UVic_Ocla_1.0, whole genome shotgun sequence includes the following:
- the LOC139413543 gene encoding ras-related protein rab7-like isoform X2 — translated: MTSRKKVLLKVIILGDSGVGKTSLMNQYVNRKFSNQYKATIGADFLTKEVMVDDRLVTMQIWDTAGQERFQSLGVAFYRGADCCVLVFDVTAPNTFKTLDSWRDEFLIQVTTKRAQAWCQSKDNIPYFETSAKEAINVEQAFQTIARNALKQETEVELYNEFPEPIKLDRNDRAKPSAEACSC
- the LOC139413543 gene encoding ras-related protein rab7-like isoform X1, with the protein product MTSRKKVLLKVIILGDSGVGKTSLMNQYVNRKFSNQYKATIGADFLTKEVMVDDRLVTMQIWDTAGQERFQSLGVAFYRGADCCVLVFDVTAPNTFKTLDSWRDEFLIQASPRDPENFPFVVLGNKIDLENRQVTTKRAQAWCQSKDNIPYFETSAKEAINVEQAFQTIARNALKQETEVELYNEFPEPIKLDRNDRAKPSAEACSC